From Triticum aestivum cultivar Chinese Spring chromosome 4A, IWGSC CS RefSeq v2.1, whole genome shotgun sequence, a single genomic window includes:
- the LOC123082128 gene encoding probable non-inhibitory serpin-Z9, which produces MRHFSSLPRVLRRSAAPKPNRRSPAPKPHPPSPSPGPVPDAQAPVAPAPMPTRPWEEALDVAQRAFCLPLAGRVLAAAGTGNAAVSPVGVHAALSLAASGARGATRRQLLGTLGCGGGGKGAAADAANVASRVVKRVLKDRAKSGGPRLAFASGVWADASTTLSPEFVETAGGLYCSAAKTVDFKSTPEDAAEQINSWVNKSTRQTITSLVPDGLVDQNTGLVLGSALYFKGRWLDKTDIGKTAEQKFYCLDGTHVLVPFVEYDRTRLFAAHDGFKVIKLPYKQGNNERKFSMYIFLPDAHDGLFELTKKIFSEPAFLEQHLPTEKRHVGIGVPKFTISFQIDMKDFLKDMTLELPFRRDADFKDMVKEGDSKEPLFLSDVLHKVILEVNDDEIEETSVEKSIGKPLPTEHFTADHPFFFLIREEVSATVIFMGHVLDPSSQY; this is translated from the exons ATGCGGCACTTCTCCTCCCTCCCGCGGGTGCTCCGCCGGAGCGCCGCCCCAAAACCCAACCGGCGGAGCCCCGCCCCGAAACCTCACCCTCCCTCGCCGTCCCCCGGTCCGGTTCCTGATGCTCAGGCGCCCGTCGCCCCTGCGCCGATGCCGACGAGGCCATGGGAGGAGGCCCTGGACGTAGCACAACGCGCGTTCTGCCTGCCCCTCGCCGGCCGCGTCCTCGCCGCCGCAGGCACTGGAAACGCCGCTGTATCCCCTGTTGGAGTCCACGCCGCGCTCTCCCTCGCGGCCTCCGGCGCGCGTGGTGCGACGCGGAGGCAGTTGCTCGGTACGTTGggctgcggtggcggcggcaaGGGCGCAGCGGCTGACGCGGCCAATGTGGCGTCGCGTGTGGTCAAGCGCGTGCTCAAGGACCGCGCGAAGTCTGGTGGACCACGGCTCGCGTTCGCCTCTGGCGTGTGGGCCGACGCATCAACGACgctctcgccggagttcgtcgagACCGCTGGTGGCCTGTACTGCTCAGCGGCCAAGACGGTCGATTTCAAGAGCACG CCAGAAGATGCTGCTGAGCAAATTAACTCATGGGTCAACAAGTCCACGAGACAAACCATTACCTCACTCGTTCCAGATGGATTAGTTGACCAGAATACAGGGCTTGTACTTGGCAGCGCGCTGTATTTTAAAGGCAGATGGCTGGATAAGACTGATATAGGGAAGACTGCTGAACAAAAATTCTACTGTCTGGATGGAACACATGTCCTAGTTCCTTTTGTGGAGTATGACAGAACTCGTCTTTTTGCTGCGCATGACGGATTCAAAGTTATTAAGCTTCCTTACAAGCAAGGGAATAATGAACGGAAATTTTCCATGTACATTTTCCTCCCAGATGCTCATGATGGTCTGTTTGAATTAACCAAGAAGATTTTCTCTGAACCGGCATTCTTAGAACAACATTTACCGACGGAGAAGCGCCATGTGGGTATTGGGGTGCCCAAATTCACGATATCTTTTCAGATCGACATGAAGGATTTTCTGAAAGATATGACACTTGAATTGCCATTCCGACGAGATGCAGATTTCAAAGATATGGTAAAGGAAGGTGACTCGAAGGAGCCTTTGTTTCTATCTGATGTACTTCATAAAGTGATTTTGGAAGTGAACGATGATGAAATTGAAGAAACTTCTGTGGAGAAAAGCATAGGCAAGCCTTTACCAACAGAGCACTTCACAGCCGACCACCCTTTCTTCTTTCTCATTCGGGAGGAAGTGTCTGCTACGGTTATCTTCATGGGACATGTGCTTGATCCTTCATCACAGTACTAA